The Gemmatimonadota bacterium DNA window GCCGCCTCGCCGGCTGCGGCGCCCGCCGTGGCACCTCCGGCCCCCAACGGGAACGGAACCGCCGCCGCTCCGAACGGAGCGTCGGCCCCCATCCAGACCATGGGCACCGTGACGCCGCTCCCGACGGCGCGTCCGGCCGCCCCTGGAGCTCCCCGGCCTGCCGTCGACCCGAACACCTCCCTGCAGGGGGACGAACGGTTGGCGCAGGTCCGGGAGCTCATCTTCGGCAACGAGATGCGCAGCTACGAGCGCCGCTTCGCCGAGGTCGAGGAGCGGCTGGCCAAGCGCATGGCCACGCTCCAGACGGAGCTGATCCGCGAGATCGCCTCGCTGCGCCAATCGCTGGAGCCGCGGCTGACGGCGCTGGAGCGGGGGCTCGAGGCGGCGGGCGACCTGGTGGCGCAAGCCCAGGACGCCGCACGCGAGACCGTGGACGCGCGCGTGCGCGACATGCGCGTCGAGTTCATGGGCTACCGCAAGACGTTGGAGCAGACGATGGCGCAGATCGAGGAGCGCGTGGCCAAGGGCGGCCGCCAGCTCACGCAGGAGATCGTGGAGCTGCGCAATCAGACGGCCCAGCAGTTGACCGAGTCCAGCGCCGAGATGGTTCGGCGCCTGGGATCGGTGGAAGGCCGCATGACCGACCGCGAGGCCCTGGTTCGAGGGCTCGCGGAGCTGGCGCGCGGACTGGTGGGGACGGACCCACGCGCCTGACCCGAGCGGGAGAGGGCGGGCGGCGTCGTCACCGCCCGCTTCTCTCCCCCTCGAATCGCCCATGATGATCCGGAAGATCTGCGTGGTGGGCGACCCCGGGGTCGGCAAGACCCGGCTGGTCGAGGCCTGGCGTGGAAACGACGCCACCGGCGCGGCCTCGCCCGCGGTGGGCGTCAGCGTGCATCGCAAGGTGGTCCGTACGCGCGGCAGCGAGGTCAGCCTCGTGGTGCTCGATCTGTCGGGCCGCCTGACCCGCGCCGCCTACCCTCCCGATTTCCTGCGAGGCTGCGCCGGCTATGTGCTCGTGCTGGACACGAGCGGCCCCGTCTCGCTCGAGCAGGCCCAGTGGCTGCGCGCGCGGGTCGAAGCGGGGATCGGGCCGGCTCCCTCGGTCGTGGCGGCCAACAAAGCGGACCTCGGGTTCGATCCCGGCGTCGGCTGGGCCGACCTGGCGGCGCTCGCCGGTGGCGAGGAGTGGCTGCTGCGGACCAGCGCCGTCACGGGCGAGGGCGTGGATGCCCTCTTCGAGCGCCTCGCGCAGCGGCTGCTCCAGCCCGCTCCACCCCTGGTGCGACGGGCCTGAGCGCGCCGGCGCGCCGCAGGCGGACCCCTTCGTCCGCGCGGCGCCCTGAATCCTTTCCGACGGACGCTGGCTCTTGCCTGCAGGAACCCGCGTGTGGCTCCTCCTGAGCCCTCGTCCCCTCACGCCGGCGGAACGCGTTGGACCTGGACGATCACGAGCTGCTGCAGCGGACGGCTGCGGGGCAAGCGGACGCCTTCGATGCGTTCGTGTCCCGTCACGCCGATCCCGTCTACCGGTACCTGCGCGTGCACACGGCGACGGAGGCGGATGCGGAGGACGCGCTCCAGGAGTCGTTCCTGGCCGCGTGGCGGCACGCGGACGGATTCCGGGGCGGAGCCTCGGCGCGGGCCTGGCTCCTCACCATCGCCCGCCACGCGGCTCACCGGATCTATCGACGCCGGCAGGGCGAGCCCGCCGCGTTCGAGGACATCGACTCGCTCGAGTCCCTGGGACTCCGGGCCGGATGGGGACAGCCGGACGGGGACGGAGCGGACGATCAGGACCGGGTGCGCCGCGCGTTCGAGCGGCTGGCGCCCGAGGATCGGGAGGTGTTGACCCTGCGGGACCTGGACGGGCTCTCCGGGGACGAGACGGCAGCCGTGCTGGAGGTGAGCCTCGCTGCCATGAAGAGCCGGCTGCACCGGGCGCGTCTGCGCCTGACGGCCGTGCTACGGGAGATGGGCGATGACTGATCGACACCCCGACGCGGACCTGGACCGCGAGGTGGGCGGCCTGCGCTGCCGCGATGTGCTGGCCGGTCTCTCCGACTACCTGGACGGGGACCTGCCGGGCGACGTGCGCGCCCGGGTGGATGCGCACCTGGCCGGGTGCAGCAACTGCGAACGCTTCGGGGGCCGTGTGGGGGCGATTGTCGGCACCCTGCGGAGCGGGCGCGTGCGGCCCCTGCTGACGGAGTCGCAGCGGGCCTCGCTCGTGCGCGGCCTACGCGCGGCGGGCGCGCTGCCCTGACGGGTCTCGGCTCAGCGGCCCCCGGCGCTTCCCGCCGGCTCGACCGGATCGAGCCAGTCGCGCATGTCCCCGTGGAAGGTGTATTCGGGCGTGCCCTCCAGGATGCGGCCCACGGCCTCCACGCCCTGCATCACCGAGTGATCCTGGTTCGACACCTCGTACTTCCACGCGCCGAACCGGCCGCGACTCAGGATCCCGTGCGCGCTCAGCTCCGCGTCGATCGGCGCGAGCACGTCGTCACGCCCCAGCCACGGCGTGGGATAGCCGTGTTCCATGCGTCGATGCCAGGTGCTCACGATGCGCTCGTCGTCCCGGATCAGGCGCGAGGCGCGGAAGCCATCGATCACGTCCTCGATCACACGCGCATGATCGACCGGCTTGGCCGACGATTCGCTCACCTCCGCCATCAGCGACCACTGCTCGCCCGGACGCGGCACGTTGTGCGGTGAGTAGTTGCTGAAGACCGTCACGCGATAGAAGGGGGACGTGCTCTCCGGGAAGTACATCCAGCACTTGGTGCGCAGCTCGTCGGGCACGGGGCCGTCGAAGCCCACGCCCACGATGTGGCTGGAGGAGTGCACGAAGCGCGGCGCCTGCGGCGCGAGGTGCTCGCCGCCCTTCAGGATGCCGAGGAGGAGGTCGAGCGGCATGGTGCTGATCAGGTGGTCGTAGGCCACCTGCTCCCCGTCCGCGAGCGTGAGCCGGCGCGCGTGCAGGTCCACCGAGACGACGCGGCGTCCCAGACGCATCCGTTCACGAGGAAGCTGCTCGGCCACGCTGCGCCAGATGGCGCCGGTGCCCCCGTGCAGCGGGAAGCGGAACGTGGAGTTGGGCCCCCAGCCCACGTCGTCGCCGCCACGTACCACGTTGCGAACGACGCGCTTCAGGTCCACCGGCGCGACGCGCTCGCCCATCCAGCCCACGTCCA harbors:
- a CDS encoding zf-HC2 domain-containing protein, which encodes MTDRHPDADLDREVGGLRCRDVLAGLSDYLDGDLPGDVRARVDAHLAGCSNCERFGGRVGAIVGTLRSGRVRPLLTESQRASLVRGLRAAGALP
- a CDS encoding FAD-dependent oxidoreductase, whose protein sequence is MSSRPFVAIIGAGPTGLGAATRMEELGHTDWALFDTCPEAGGLASSYVDDQGFTWDIGGHVLFSHYRYFDALMDRALGDAWVEHVREAWVWMRDRWIPYPFQNNIRRLPTDDLLACLDGLIDLQTAPRERPASFDQWLLNQFGQGLCDVFMFPYNFKVWAYPPATMDVGWMGERVAPVDLKRVVRNVVRGGDDVGWGPNSTFRFPLHGGTGAIWRSVAEQLPRERMRLGRRVVSVDLHARRLTLADGEQVAYDHLISTMPLDLLLGILKGGEHLAPQAPRFVHSSSHIVGVGFDGPVPDELRTKCWMYFPESTSPFYRVTVFSNYSPHNVPRPGEQWSLMAEVSESSAKPVDHARVIEDVIDGFRASRLIRDDERIVSTWHRRMEHGYPTPWLGRDDVLAPIDAELSAHGILSRGRFGAWKYEVSNQDHSVMQGVEAVGRILEGTPEYTFHGDMRDWLDPVEPAGSAGGR
- a CDS encoding GTPase domain-containing protein, giving the protein MMIRKICVVGDPGVGKTRLVEAWRGNDATGAASPAVGVSVHRKVVRTRGSEVSLVVLDLSGRLTRAAYPPDFLRGCAGYVLVLDTSGPVSLEQAQWLRARVEAGIGPAPSVVAANKADLGFDPGVGWADLAALAGGEEWLLRTSAVTGEGVDALFERLAQRLLQPAPPLVRRA
- a CDS encoding RNA polymerase sigma factor, producing MDLDDHELLQRTAAGQADAFDAFVSRHADPVYRYLRVHTATEADAEDALQESFLAAWRHADGFRGGASARAWLLTIARHAAHRIYRRRQGEPAAFEDIDSLESLGLRAGWGQPDGDGADDQDRVRRAFERLAPEDREVLTLRDLDGLSGDETAAVLEVSLAAMKSRLHRARLRLTAVLREMGDD